The genomic region atgAGCACAGAAATCTTCATGCAGAGTCATTCCCCTTCCCCCAGGATAATTTATACAAAACAACTTGTAATAAGGCAATATTTAATGCAGGTTTAGAAACAGAACCCAGTAGGGACAAACAGAGGCTTTGCCAACCTAAACTATTGCTGTTCTTCAGCAAGCAAATAAAGCAAGCCTTATTTCCCTATAATATATGATGTAAGCCACTGCAGCATTTATATTTACGCTTCTGTACCTCCGGGCATATCGTGTTTAATTTTTGCTGGGGACAGACTTGGGAGAAAAACACCAGGATAAGGCGTTATgaggttttgttctgctttacaGGTGATTTTTTGCTGGGGACAGACTTGGGAGAAAAACACCAGGATAAGGCGTTATGaggttttgttctttacagGGATTAAAGAACATTGGACTGGCAAAGTGAGGGTGGTGGAGAAGGGAGTAACTTCTGGTTTTACTTGCTGGCAGCTCTGAGACTCAAAACCCAATATTATTAAAACAGTTATGAGATTTAATCCAACAACACACTCATTTGTATTCAACTACTATGACCAGCTCCAGACAAAAAACAATATTCTgctgtttaaaagcatttttaagttATACCACATCCATTTTATAACTAAAAACCTACACCTATGGCAAAAAAGTAGGCTcgtgttaaaaaaaaataaattatctagCTCCAGGTTAACACTATTATTCCCTGTGCTTAGCTTCTTGCAATTACAGGAACAGATTAATACAAATGGAAATCTGCAACAGctgtttttaataattctgCTAGTGTAGAGGTGGTAGAAGGCTCGAgttattacttaaaaaaaaagttagaaaattCAGCATCTGAAAACACAGTCTAACACCCATTAGCTATGCCAACAGACTTCAAAACCACATTCTGAGGTACCAGCACAAAATCTCCCATGAGGATTTCAATTATGCactatgaagaaaaagcagacacaAGCAAACAGATACAATCTCCAATACCACAACCCTAGCACACGCTTGGGAAGTACAGAGAATACTAATGAAGAATCACCATCACCACCAATCAAAGCAACAACGTTCTTTCTTCTGAGCTTGAAGATTCTAAGAGCTACATTATGCAGAGCTCATCTAAGAATGGCTttgcttgcttcttcctttgtgGTCTCACCTGAAAATCATTCAGCTCTACTAGTAAACAGATGGCTTTTTATAATTGCCACTGCTGCAAATTTAGTCACAGAatgggggtgggatgggggatgttttctttttttttttttttttttctccaaactgcCACCAACAGACACTGCTGTTGGAAAGCTGTAACCATTCTGTTGAGGATGCACAAACCAAATTGCCCTGCAGAGTCAGTTCTGCCAAGGAACCAAGCAGCTCTGCATCAATTCCTATTCACCAGGCAGGCAAGCTGGCAGTTTGAGCTGTTAGGGCCCCCAGAGCTATGAGGTGGGCAGGTGGGTCAGTGCAAGCAGCACATGTGCATGGTTCAAATGCTACCATTCACGATTTGTCATCTCAGCAGAAATCCTTCTTAGtcaaaaatttcagctgaaacatcAGACTGGTGAGCAAGGGCATGgataaaaaaaactttttaagcaGGTATGCTGGGGACAGAAACCTCTAGGAGAGAAAGGATGGGCAAAACCAGGGCATCTGTCTTCTACAGGTACATCAGTAACATCAGGCTACCACAGAGACCACCTGCAGAGCTAATTCAGTAAGTTCCTGAAACAAGAGcaacagcactgaaaactgcacaggaaaggaagaaaatttgaCAGCAGATAGCAACAAATTATAATGAAACCACTCAGAACATCCCTGAGCTAAATCTCTAATCTGTATCTGAAATATTCAATGTTTCACCCTTCCCTCTCAATCTCTCATTAGGTACATTTGCATAATAACAAAACCCCTCACCTTGTCAGGGACTGCATCCATTACGAGTTCACCATACATGTTAATTATCTGTAAGAGTTAGTAAATATTTGAATATGTACAGAGCAATTTTGTAACCCCCAAATTCACAAGTTCCCATAAAACGTAGGACCCTTCACACTTGAAGCAGCAATAAGGAGGTGAGCAATTATAGCAACACTTTGCTGTAGTCTGAAGGACGAGCACTCCGGAACTAAGTGGTCGGCCCGCAGAGAGACTAACTGGCTGCTTGAAGTCTGCCTCAAtctgaaatgcagtttaattCAATTTAAGACTACTGGTGCAtgccctgggcactgcagccGCCTTGGTTTTTTGGCTGTGGGCCAGTCTGCTGCTTCACTCTGCTGTTCTTGTAATCTGCTCAAGCTTGGGGATGGGGCAAGATGTTAAAACCTACGTGGGTAGCCACTATTTTCCCAGAACAGTGAAACATCATTTCTTCAAAAGGTAACAGTTTAGTTGTGACACCTCTCATCTTCCAGACTTGTAACTGCTATTATTGTGCCTATTGTAAAAGCTGCTCACCATTTCTCAAGTGCAAAGTAAGGATAGTCCACCTGTAACGCAGCAGAAGGTGAACAACTGATACCCTCACGCGGGCTAAAAAGGGGTAAGGAAGCACATAAACACCAAGCATCTCTGACCTGGTCATTCAGCCAGTTCTGGCCTTCCAGTGTTGCTAAATCATCCATATCTAGCATGTGCTTATTATAGAAGACCCGGAAATCGCAAGTAGAGGTTTTTGGATGTTTTTCCCGATACTTCATGATTTCCCTGGTGATAAAAGGTTTTCTAAAACAGGAttgaaaaagtagaaaaaataataagtcAGGGTCATGTCAAATGGACTTCTGTTCTGCTAGGTGTTAGATGTGGAGCATGCAGTAGCAATACAAGCAATTTGTCCTTTACAAAGTCTAGAATTTGATACTGCTACACACCTATGGGAGAAATCTTCATTGAAGACTTCTTTTAATCTTCCCATGACATCTTTTTCACAGAGTGGTACTAAACTGCCATACTTCTTCATAACTTCATCTAGGAATCCTTTAAATAcaccagaaaaatgaaagtgcaaACATATAAAAAACCTTCAGAGTTCACTAGTCCGATAAAGCAGTCACTGCTTCCAAGTACGAGCAGCAATCAATCTGCACCCAACCAACACGTAACACCACACATGGCAAGtatacatttaagaaaaataaagctcaaATTGGCAACATTAAATAAAAAcgggggcaggggaaggaagacaaaaataaaaaagcaggaatCTGATCACTCGGCTTCACAGGAAAAGATCAGACTCCATTCTTGCAACATACACACATCTCTACATCAAACTAATTATACCAGTGCTAAAGAATCCACCCCCCTCCCTATTTCAATTAACATCTTAAGTAATTTTTACTGCAACATGAAAAGCCATCAGTTTCTGCAACAGTTTTCATTGAAAACTCAGTATCTTGTCCTTACGGTATGCAGAATTACTCTCCTCAAATGTAAGCAGCCTTGGTTGGCAGAGCGTTTGCAGTCTGTTCAGCTCCTCTGCTGTTACCATCGCAAACAGAAAAGACACCAGACACTTGGCAAGTTTAACTAATTCACCCGTGTATCCTAGGGATGGCACTTAAGGTGACACAGACAGCCATGCCAGCCTGCCACTGCCTGAGAAAGCATTGGGCAACCCTAACACCAGAAACAAAGATATTAACTAGGAAATAATGAAGGGATGAATGCTGGAGGAATTAAAAAACCTAGgaaataagttttcttttttttctcagacataAGACTGGAACACTGGAGACATAAATCCCACCCAAGCATCCAAAACCCTTCAAGAATGAAAGAGAATGGCAAACAAGATTTCAACACCTGCTAGtgaataagagaaaaaaatccaccaagTTGtccagctttctgaaaatgaattttcaaaCGCAGCAGATAACACACCTTCTGTGTACAGAAAGCTGGATCTGAGAGTAGAGTTTAGAGAAATCGCACTATCCCAAACTCCAGGATTCTTCTCAGGCCAGGGTGTGATGGCAGAGCGCACCACTGGACACTGCAGTGTACATTCAGCTCTCTGCTTACTAAGGCTTTAGCAATATTTCCTGGAAACTTCCAAAGATCAGGATGGGAAGAAGCAAGATGAGAGAAACATCTGACAGACAAAAAGTGCAAGAACAGCAGTAAGTAAAAACTAAAAAGGGACAGAGACccagaacaaagcagaaagagcCAAGAAAGCAGTGAAGATACAGCAAGAAGTACACCCAGATGTGtgagagaaggaagggaggacaGAAAAGTGAGATCAGACAACAAGGAAGCATTCTTCACAGGAAGATAATCTTCCTCGCAACTCTGCCACACACTTGCCTAACGACTTTTATCCTTACATCTTAGTACACTGTGACAGGGAGAATACTTCTCACTGGCTAGAAGTCTAGATAGATGATGCATGGGGCTTACAAGTGTACGTTATTCTCTTCTAATATATatgtgaattttaaaaggtttttacacatacacacaaaggGACTATTCTTGTAGTTACAACCAACCGCAGCAGAGCTCCAGGAGACCTCTAGCTAGACTCTGACCTCACTTACACTGGTGTAATTGAGTAACTCAAGGAGGAAAATACAAAGTTCAGACCTGATGCAAGACACCCATCACAAACAGGATTTACCATGGAGCTCTGTTTGATACGTAAGAGCGCATCAGAATGCACTAAATGCTGCAGCCCATTAACCTtggagctcagctgctgcagagaaactCAAAACCCAAGACCACCTCTAACATTTATATCTCCTTCACACATCTACCCTAGGAACTCTTGCCAGGCTAGCAGTACCTTTTAGGGTGCagttaattattatttatatacatttatgaAGAAACATGAACTCCTGCACACAGTTATAGCAAAATTAGAACTccttttttacagcttttcagctgaactCAGCATGAATGTGTATGTAGTGTAGACCTGGCTTCAGTCCTCGGACAGGAACCCTCAACTCCGAAGAAAATGGCAACTGGTCTCACCTACTTTCATGCAGAAGCTGGGTAAGAACTCTCTTAAAATCGTCAAGTGTGCAAAAGTTCAATGCATTTGCTGTCTGTCTTTTCcgttttatttattttcagttattcagGCCTCCCATGAACAAGAACATGACTGCCTATCAGGCCACAAAATTTTAACCTTTGCCACTCTGATACAGTCTTGGTTCTTGACTGTTACAGAAGGACTACATCCCTTTTTCTGCTGGACAAACTAAAAATCCATTGCAGAAGTGGTCTGTTCACTGTGATACCAATTTCTCACATAGTGCCTGGTCCTTGCTGGCTCACATAAAGCCACAGAGAAACACATCTCACACTAAATTGCAGATATGGATGGGGAAAGCTAAATCATGTTTTCAGGTCCCATGTctccttctttgctttttgctttagaGAATCAATAGCAAAATTGAAGGGcaaaaaagcaggcagagaaatCGGAGCATCTTAAACTTCAGACAATCCCTTTAACACTAGTTGGCACCGGCTTCAGGTTTATGGGCACCTATGAAGCCAATTTCGCCAAAAGGAAGACTTCAGTTATCAGAACACCACTGAACTCAAACGTTATATTAATGGTACTAGGTAGCACAATGTGTTATTTTACTGCTCCTATGTGTACAGCATGCTACTATACATAAATAAGACACCAATTACTATTTTTACTATGTTCCTCTTTAGAGAGGCTATCAAATACTGCATGCTCAGCACTgagtaaaaaaatcccaaagacTTTTTGTTGAACCTTTAAGACTAgtcttgccttttttaaaaaaatactgtctagTAAGATTCATTAAGCCTACTTTATGaaaaattgcagagaaaatTAAGTGACAATGAGCAATATTTGGCTATTAAAACCTGAGATCGATCAAGTGATTTAGTTTCAGTCTaagacagaggaagagaagagaggatAAGGCTGGAAGGAAGTATTAGAACACTAAGGATTTTCAAAAACCaattaagagaaatatttgtcaaacatttaaaaaattggaAGTTTTAACCCCATATCATCTTCTGAAACCAGATgacaaaagacattttaaatgtctATCAACATTTTCCACAAAAATTCCCATTACATTGTTTTCCCTAAAACAAGAGCAGCAGAGGCACCATGCAACTATTCCTCAAAATAGCTTGTCAGGTAAGCATTGATTTGTCCTTCTTTCATGCAGCTCCCCTCTCTGCAGCCTCACTTCATTAAGTGTTTTGCTAAGCAATGTTTATAATTCACAGTAAGAAACCATTTTAATAAAGGAATTAACGCAACATGTAAACTGCACGATACACCCAGCAGTTTTCAGGAACTCCTGGAAGCCCTAAGATATATAAAAGGTATACCACAAAGCCATGTTGCCAACTGCTCATCAGCCACCCGGGAAGCTTTCTGACCGTCCCTTTTGCCTCccttctgcatttctgatttCAGTCTTGTGCTTTCTGGTGAAGGCTCCTCAAGAGGACTTTTGCAGTAAGGGTGATCCAGTAACTTTGCACTAAAAATGTCCAGATTTAAGGAGCCCTCTACTTCCATCTGGCTAGAGCTGTCCTCATTTTGTGCCATCTCCATGGATAAAGgtccattttcaaaattatcacTGACATTGGAATCCTGCAAGGATGACTGCAACAGTACGATTCCATCTATACCCATAACCTCATTAGATCCTGCATCATCTTGACCTGAAACAggaatttcctttcctgtcacGGAGATGAAAATGTCAGAGCCATGATCCTCTGCCAGAGCCCCGTTGGTCTCCACCTGGTGCAAGGTCTCTGCCTTCGGAGAAGCTCTAGCATGCAGTTCTGGCAGGGCAGCATCCACACGGCCATCCTGCCCTCCGGATTCTGGCTCCTCAGAATGTGGATCAGCACACGGTAACACATCCTGCACGTAGCAGATCTCAGATGCATGTATTTTGTTCTCCTCAGCTAAAGATTTGGGTGTAATATTGTTCATATCTGATAAGCTGTACTGGTTCCAAAGACAGCTACTTTTAGATTTCCAGTAGGAAAGCCAATTACACAATCCACTTTCAAAATCTGGCTGAAGCGTCTCTTGATGGTCCCTTGTAACTTTCTGCACCCACCTTGGCTTGATTTTTCTCAATTTGCAGGTTTTGCTTCTTGCTTGAAGTTCCAGGGATTTTATAATTCTATACCGAAACCTAACCATAGAAAGTTTCTTATGCATCATAAAGATAGATCTCTTTTTTACAGTATGATGGTTAAATTTGTAGCTCTTTATAGTTGTCAAGGGGCCACAAGTTCCATTCCACTCCCTTTGCAACAGCATTTCCTTTTATAGTTGTTTAAAACTACTAGGACTGTGTTGCCCTCATCATTATTGCTCTCCTCCCCGCTATAAACAAAACCACCTTTCTTTACAGGTAAGGCAGCACCATCCGGCGTACCACATGAGACATAATAGATATTGCCAGAGATGCTACTAATAGCCCATTTCAAATTCTTCATTCAAAGGATCTTCACTCTGAAAAAATTCATTGttgagttttcttactttccCAGATGGACTTGCACCTTTGCGATAGGGACAGGATCTTTTTGCTCTCAGTAGTTTTGTAAGGAAAACTGTATGTTTCAACAGTAGGTTTTTGATATGTTTCTGCATTTAGAGGCACATCAGGAGCCCACCTGCTTTGGAGCTCAAGTGCCTTCCTTCCGCACTGCTGCCTTCTGTAGTTTGTTGTGATTTAAGCTCACAATCAGGTGAACactctgtcttttcttcttagctaggaaaaattgcttttggaaGCAGTATTCCCCAGGCTGCCCAAATCCAGTGGTCCATCTTCTAGACTGGGCCAGCAACTGacttcttttccaaagcaagtATCTTCTatggtttttcatttttctgatgcATTATGATcttgaaaaacagctgaaagaataAGGGAAATTAATTCAGCGTTATCTGGACTGTAACATAATAGCAAAACACTAAGGCACATTCCTCAGGCAACATGCCTATCTAAAATTCCACTCGTCCTCCAAACACAATCCCATGTTCCCTAGGACATTCTCACTTgcaccaaaaggaaaaagaagcaatagTTGCAATGGCTCAGTTCATAAACAGGCTTTTCTCATTTACCTTCCCCTGAGGTAAAGCAGCGAACAGGTAATCCCCACCCAGCCCACGCTCCCTGTATATAATTTCTGACTCTCTATCTAGCCCAAGGGTAAATGTCTCTCGATATCCATGTTGTAGAGCAAGCACAGTTAACTAGCTTGCAccaaaaggcttttgaaaaacaaaactctgaaGCCCAAGTTAGTCAACAAGTGTCTGCAGATACCCGATTCCACCAGCAAGCCATGTACACCATGTACAAAGTGAACGCTTATTCTTGTGCAATAAATATTGGGAGGCGCTCTGGGGacacttcacacacacaaatttttCCCTTAAAGGAACAGCACTGCACATACCACCACAGAAATTTTGATTCTCTGATTAGATGAAGAATGACACAGTGTACTCTGTGAAGTGGGTCCTCTGTATTTGCAGTAACAGCTCGCTCCGTATGACACTACCACCACCATGAGCTTCTATAACCAGTGTTTATCTTTGCATTAACAAAGCAGTGTCAATACAAGACAACAGTTACCTTAAAAATCCCTTTCCCCACTAAAAACCTGCATCTCAAAGTGTGCAATAAGGATAGATTTAAGTCTACACAGAAGTGTAAAGCCTGCACGGTAGTATCTATTCATCTTAACTACACAAGACAGAAGAATCCAAAGGCAGAAGAATCCAGAAAACACAAGGGGAAGGCATCAGATGCACACACAACATAGGATGTTTCATGCAAATTGTTCCAGTCTCACCAAGTACATCAATCACGTCCTGTATTTTACaacagtttgcattttcttaaattcaGAAATGGACTTTCCCCCTCCTCTATCCAACTGATTCTGACTTACAGACTTACAACAAATTTTCCCTTAGCCACATCTGTCCCAAGCATTACATGTAGACATCACCTAGCTGAAAATAAAGGAGCCtataaatggaaatataaaGTTAGCAATTGGACTTTAAAGGCAAATATGAATGCTAGGCACCTGCAGAAACAGATATTTCAAGTCTGACTTAAGaagctcttctgcatttttcacttACTCATCTTGGATGTAAACAGCAGGTcgctttgtgtgtgtgcaggaaTTGGAGGGGAGTAGAAATGCAGAGATGATGAAAAATATCATTTAGCACTCTGGTAAGATATTGCCACCACACAGAAAACAGCCCAGAGTTCACTACCCACAACCTGGAAAGGAACCCTGCTACCTCCACACAGAGACGTGCAAGACAGTACAGCTTAACCGTATAAGCACTGCAATAGGATCTAGCTCTTTTGCAACCCTCTACTAGTCAGCATACAACTTAGTTACTATCAAAATCAGGACGTAACATCTCATCATGCCAATTTTCTCATATTTGCTCTTCTAGGACTCGCATTTCTCTGCACTAGATAGTTTATGCCGGCTTTTATGCTACAAACTGTTCATGTCTGTCTATTGTGCACCGTACCTACAAAACGGTCCCTGAGTGGCCCCAGTAAACATCAGCCAAACCACAGTATTGCTAGGACAGCTTATTCCAGCTACACTTCCATCCAAGTAGACAAAAACCAAGCCAGCAAAAGCGCAGCATTTTCAACAGCGCCACATATACAAAAGGCTTCTGCCAACAAAGCGAGTCTTGAGTGCACTGAGAGAGCACAGCACGTGAAGGTTTCGCTGCTGCTCAGTCTCAGCAACATGTGCCCAGCACCTGTGCAACATACCTGCCAGTTTTGAAGAACATTCCTGAATGATTTGGAGTCACCACTTTTCTCCTTGCTCTCTCACAGCAAAGTCCAACAAGAAGCATCCCTTCACGGGCACTACCTCAGATGTGGAAGGCAGCTGAGTGACCACTGGTTTTCTAAAAAGCCGTGGATTACACAGGAGCTGAAGCGCCTACAGCTACCATCATTTCACCCATAGTAAACTGAACTAATGATCACAGTGGGAAAAATACTGAACTAGATTCTAGCAAAGATAAAGTCTTGACAACAAAAAGAACCTGAGGCAAACTTGAATTGAGAGGCAGGAGTGGTGCCACAGTTTCAATGCAATCAATTGCAACAGCAATTGAAATAGCTCATTTGCTCACTATTATCATGAAATCCAGCTTCTTAAACTGCAAGAAGTAAAGATCTTAGGAAAGCTATTCTACCCACct from Falco rusticolus isolate bFalRus1 chromosome 13, bFalRus1.pri, whole genome shotgun sequence harbors:
- the SENP5 gene encoding sentrin-specific protease 5 isoform X2, with protein sequence MLLQREWNGTCGPLTTIKSYKFNHHTVKKRSIFMMHKKLSMVRFRYRIIKSLELQARSKTCKLRKIKPRWVQKVTRDHQETLQPDFESGLCNWLSYWKSKSSCLWNQYSLSDMNNITPKSLAEENKIHASEICYVQDVLPCADPHSEEPESGGQDGRVDAALPELHARASPKAETLHQVETNGALAEDHGSDIFISVTGKEIPVSGQDDAGSNEVMGIDGIVLLQSSLQDSNVSDNFENGPLSMEMAQNEDSSSQMEVEGSLNLDIFSAKLLDHPYCKSPLEEPSPESTRLKSEMQKGGKRDGQKASRVADEQLATWLCGFLDEVMKKYGSLVPLCEKDVMGRLKEVFNEDFSHRKPFITREIMKYREKHPKTSTCDFRVFYNKHMLDMDDLATLEGQNWLNDQIINMYGELVMDAVPDKVHFFNSFFHRQLVTKGYNGVKRWTKKVDLFKKTLLLIPIHLEVHWSLITVNIPNRIISFYDSQGIHFKFCVENIRKYLLTEAKEKNRPEFLQGWQTAVTKCIPQQKNDSDCGVFVLQYCKCLALDQPFQFSQEDMPRVRKRIYKELCERQLID
- the SENP5 gene encoding sentrin-specific protease 5 isoform X1; the encoded protein is MLLQREWNGTCGPLTTIKSYKFNHHTVKKRSIFMMHKKLSMVRFRYRIIKSLELQARSKTCKLRKIKPRWVQKVTRDHQETLQPDFESGLCNWLSYWKSKSSCLWNQYSLSDMNNITPKSLAEENKIHASEICYVQDVLPCADPHSEEPESGGQDGRVDAALPELHARASPKAETLHQVETNGALAEDHGSDIFISVTGKEIPVSGQDDAGSNEVMGIDGIVLLQSSLQDSNVSDNFENGPLSMEMAQNEDSSSQMEVEGSLNLDIFSAKLLDHPYCKSPLEEPSPESTRLKSEMQKGGKRDGQKASRVADEQLATWLCGFLDEVMKKYGSLVPLCEKDVMGRLKEVFNEDFSHRKPFITREIMKYREKHPKTSTCDFRVFYNKHMLDMDDLATLEGQNWLNDQIINMYGELVMDAVPDKVHFFNSFFHRQLVTKGYNGVKRWTKKVDLFKKTLLLIPIHLEVHWSLITVNIPNRIISFYDSQGIHFKFCVENIRKYLLTEAKEKNRPEFLQGWQTAVTKCIPQQKNDSDCGVFVLQPFPFPQYCKCLALDQPFQFSQEDMPRVRKRIYKELCERQLID